The Purpureocillium takamizusanense chromosome 11, complete sequence region CCTTCATAGTGGATCGTCGACGGTTacatgacgatgatgcgaGAGATCGACACGCAGCTCAAGGACAGCCCTCCCAGCCTTGTAGTGTGCCCCGCGGGAGTGGGCTCGTTTGCCCAGTCCGTCGTTTCCCACTTCAAGCGGCAAGGAAGTCGCGCCAAGGTGATGACGGTCGAGCCCGACACGGCAGCCTGCGTTTACAAGAGCATCCGGAGCGACGAGCTTGTCACGGTACAGACGCACGCGACCATCATGGCTGGCCTCGACTGCGGGACACCCTCGCCTATTGCTTGGCCAATTCTCAAGGCTGGCGTCGACGCTTGCTCGACAGTTTCGGACTGGGAGGCCCACCAAGCCACTGAGTATCTCACGACTCAGGGCGTGTTCCCCGGAACGTGCGCTGCCGCGCCCCTTGCCGCCGTTCGACGCCTGACCAAGGGCGACAAATCTAGCTTAGGGCTTGACAGAAACTCCGTGGTGGTACTGTTATGCACCGAAGGCTCAAAGGAGTATGAGACACCGATGGATGTGTCGATGGATGATGCCGTGGAGCTGACACAGGCTCTCGTCCGCATCAACTCCGCGAACCCATCACTTGGATCAGTCCCTGGCCCCGGGGAATCTGAAATCGCTCGGTTAATCGCGGCTTGGCTAGAACACCGCGATATCGAGACCCACTGGATCGAGCCTACCAAGGGTAGGCCATCGGTTGTGGGCGTTGTGCGTGGCTCAGGGGCTGGCAAGAGCCTCATGTTCAACGGCCACATCGATACGGTAACAACACTTGggtacgacgacgatccgTTGAGCGGCGAGATCAGGTGTGGGAAACTCTACGGTAGGGGCGCCGACGATATGAAATccggtgtcgccgccgccttggtgGCGCTCGCTGCGGCCAAGACGCAGAACCTCAGGGGCGATGTCATCTTCACCGGCGTCGCAGACGAAGAGGCCATGAGCATAGGCACTGAGCAAGTCCTCGAGACTGGCTGgcgcgccgacgctgccatTGTCAATGAGCCAACGGGCGAACTTATTGTCCACGCCCATAAGGGTTTCGTCTGGGCCGAGGTGGACGTTcacggcgtcgctgcccacGGCTCTCTCCCTAGCGCCGGCGTTGACGCCATTACAAAAGCCGGCTACTTCCTGGTGGAGTTGGACAAGTACTCGGACAGGCTGCTTCAGGGCTGGGACGACCCCGTCATGGCGCCGACCGTCCATGCGTCGACCAtcaaaggcggcgaggaaccGTCCTCGTACCCGGCACTCTGCACTGTGGTGCTCGAACGACGgaccgtgggcggcgagaccCGAGGGACGGTCGAGTCTGAGCTCCGGAACATCCTGGACAAGCTCTCCAAGAGCGTCAAGGATTTCCAGTACGACCTGCGCATCACCTTTGACCGCCCTCCCTTCGCCATTGAGACGGACCATCCCTTCGCTGCGCTAGTCAGCGACATCGTCTCCGAGTCACTAGGGAGGAAGGCGAAGTTTATCAAGGAGCCCTATTGGACAGACTGCGCTCTCCTCGCATCCAAAGGTATTCCCGTCCTCCTTTGGGGCCCAAAGGGAGATGGCCTCCATGCAAAAGAGGAATGGGCAGATGTTGAATCCATACAGCGCGTTGCCAAGGTACTGAGTAGAGTTGCGAGCAGATTTTGTTCCTGATAGGTAGAGCTGGGAGCCGCACAACAGCGGCAACTCACGATTCTTCGATCAGGTGGTTGCCTTAAAATGTAGCCTTTCCCGCAAGACGTGGTCTAGCGTCAGCCACACAATGCTCGCTCGATGATTTCTGAACGAGCAGTGAGCCGCATTACAACTCAAAAAGAAAGGCGCCCGCCCAATTATATGAAGCCAAAGCGCAACTCCAGTTCCTCATGTCCTTGGTCGGCTGCATTCTTTGTccaacgccgcggcgacgacctcgccgaaTCGCTCCGCAGAATGCTTCGCAGCCTTGACAGGGTCATGCATGATGGCCCAAAACGTCCCCCGTATCTCCTTCGTGGGGCTCAACCCAGTAGCCGACTGATACCCCATGGCCTCCAACGCCGTGTGCACCGCCCGCGTCAGCCGTCGCTGCGTCAGGTTGCGCACCACTGCCGGTCCGGCGCCGAAGGTCGTAACCATGATCCACAGCGGCTGCTCGCTGGCCTTGCGGGCGTAAtcggccttcttcatcgCAACGAGCGGGTGGCCGCGAGGGTCGAACCATTGCAAGTCGTGCGGGTGAAGGATATGCTTCGGGCTGAACGCCAACGAGACATTGAAATCCTTTCTGACCTTTTGCAGATCCGGGCCGGCGAAAAATTGACTCATCCTTCCATTGTCGGGCTCGATGTCGTGCTTGAGGAAGAAGATCCAGTTCTCGCGCGTCGTGAGAAGCTTGCCGTCGTTCATGACGAAGGACTTGACTTTCTCAGGCACATATCGCCTCACGCGTTGTTGGGTCTTCGGCTTGTTGTCAGGCGTCCtcaagggggcggcggcggcggcggtcgaggcgaggcgcagcggcgcaagtgatgatgaggcgagTTTCCATCGCAAACCCCCGGCAGCCCGTGCTACCTCCATGACGCGCGCGAAGAGGGtaccggcggccgcgtctcAGTCATCTTCGCCACGCcaaggcgtcgccgagcttgatGGGTTGTCGGTGGCGTTCCTTTGAAGATGCGGAAGCCTTGGGCGCAgcgtgctgctcgtcgggTTCgtgccaaaaaaaaaaaaaaaaaaaaaagactGACGGAACGCGTGCTGTGAAACAGTCACAACTGCGACAGGGGTCGCGCAGGGTGGAAGAAGCGTTCCATGGCCCGCAGTCGTCAGGCCGCCAGTCAGTGGCTGCCCTGTTCCTGGCTGCGCTGCGATTAGGTAATTACCATGCATGGGTGGCACTCAGACAGCGCCCATGCTAGCGAAATACAGCTTGAGCCGGGCAAAAGTCCCGCTGCCCTAGGTACTTGCATAACTTCACACTTCGAGATTttcgcacacacacacctaaCATGTCATTCTGCGGCGCCCCCTTGCTTGAGTCATCCGCGCACGAAAGCTTTCAGGCGCCACAATGCACAACAAAGCCCCATCCATGAGAGCCCAACCCGCTGAAAGAGAGGTAGCATTACCGAGCTGCCCAGCGGGTCAGTCGACGGCCAAaccgcccgcccccaccaCAGCGCTTGCCGTGAGTAACAAAGCCAACCAGCAGGTGAAAGGGCCACACCACCCGAcaccacctccctcccccctccagTACCTCATACCGCCAGTGTCGTCCTCCACAACTTTTTCCTCTTGCAACGTCTCTGCACAACCCAtcgagccgcccgccatcctaCGAGGACACCAGAAAAACCACTCGAACAGGACACGCGACCGCCGCAGACGCAAATATGCCCAAGAACAAGGGAAAGGTGCGATTTCATGGCCCCTTTTTGCAGCGCGGGTTGGGCTCATTGtgtgtgggcggcgggcgacgacgacgtcgttgTTTTGCCCCGCccccaccacggcggccgcaccgccgcgcaacgcaacgcaaaCCAGTGCTGTCGCGACGTTCGCTAACCCAAGTCGACACACGCTACAGGGCGGCAAGAACCGCAGAAGAGGAACAAAGGAGAACGATGATCAGCGTCGAGAGCTGACGTTCAAGGAGGACGGCCAGGAGTATGCCCAGGTCATCAAGATGCTTGGCAACGgtcgcctcgaggccctgtGCTTTGACGGCAGCAAGCGTCTCGCCAACGTACGTCTTGgccccgcgcagcagcgcccccCTCATTTCCCCCGGCCTGTGCATCACCACATGCAGGCGGGGGGCGGTCAAACAACAATAACGACAACAAGAACACCCTGGCTGCTATGACAGAAGGGAGGCTGACTTGACTACTCTAGATCCGTGGCAAGATGCGAAAGAAGGTTTGGATTAACCAGGGCGACATCATCCTTCTCTCCCTGCGCGATTTCCAAGACAACAAGGGCGATGTCATCCTCAAGTacaccgccgacgaggcgagaaCCCTCAAGTCGtacggcgagctgcccgagcACGCCAAGATCAACGAGACCGACACCTTCGGCcaaggcgaggacggcgaggcttACTTCGAGTTCGGCGATGCCGACTCGGAAGAGGAGtccgacgtcgagggcggtaAGAAGGAGGTCGACATTGACGACATCTAAAACCCTGCTTTCCTGGacggcggccctcggcctgCGCCTTGTCCCGCGCAGCCTCTACCCTGTCCGGCACCCCGGGGACCATGTAGCCGCTGCTTCGACGAAGCGGCTTtccttgggcggcgggggaaCTACACACTGTCTTCTCTCTCAAACCCTTCGGGCACTGGTGCTCCGCTGGGTCCCACGACAGTATTTGGAGCGGAGGTTGGACGACCGTGGTGGGAGAGACGTCACGGCTCGTCAATGTTGTTCATGTCTTTCGTTTCGCCTGATAGTTATGAATATGAGAATTGCGTCGTGTCATGAGGCATGCACATTTTCGTTTCACGTTGTTCGCGCATTCATGTTTAAACCGCATTTGACGGCTTTTGACTTGTTCTGTGGCCTATCATACTGGAAACGCGGCCTACAGGACAGAAATGCTGGGCAAGACGCCCAGCTCTGGCGAACGGTGCTGCGTAGCCGACCCGAGCCCATGATCAATCATGCCATGTCGTGCTAGAGATACGAGAACGGCCAAGCTCAGAAGGAGTAGGGACCTCAGTCCACGGACACTCGCGCTTCTGCCAGCGACTCATCAGAACGTAAGAGGGGGTACACTGTGAGGTGCTCacgtgtggtggtggtgagcaACGACCAGCGGTGGGTGATCCACCATCCATCACTCATTCTCCGTCAGTTGGTGTTGGCCTaccactcgtcgtcgtcgtcttcatcgtctaCACTGCATTAGTGGCCATCGTAACCAAGTTCCATGCTCAGCAGCCAACTTACCACTCTTGCTAACTTTCTCCTTTCTCTTCTGCAAAGCTGCAGCCaaggcgtcggccatgccacctccaccagcaccagGAGTAGCACCAGCGGGGGGTAGGCCACTGCCATGGGGCCCCGTGTCGCTGCTGCCTCCAACTTGGGCCCCGCTTCGATCTCGTATCTGGGTCCTATCGACCTTCTTGAGGGAGCCAATGCCACCTGCTTTCTGAATATCTCCCAGCATAGCCGACCGCCCCTGATCCGTGGAGGACAAAGCTGGAGCAGGCACGCCAGAAGAGTACCCCGAGTCCCTGTTGGGAGGcagaggaggtggtggaggcgggccgccgccagaagatgatggcatcggcggtggtggagggggaggcggtggaggacCATTGGTTGATGAggatggcatcggcggcggagggggaggaggtaGAGGAGGGCTACCAGctggcgaggatggcatcggcggcggggggggaggaggaggggcgttcgacgacggcaggggtggagggggaggggggccggctGCGCTCGGTGGAGGGGGAAcgggccttgagctcgacggcggtaAGGGGGGAGGCGCGTTTCCGGCCGGTACCTTCGGTGGcagcgggggcggcgccggtgcaTGGCTGGACGGGGCGCCATGGCTATCATTGTTTctcggaggaggaggaggcggtaCTGATCCACGGCTCGGCGTAGGCGGCGGGATCCGCTGACCACCAAAGGCCGGCGGAACGTGGAATTTATGGCTCGCGTTCTCGGGCTCAAGCGGCGTTTTGGCTGGTCTTGGCGGGGGCGGTGGACCAGGAACTGCCACAGGTGCCGGCCTGGGCTTCTCCTGATGAGCAAACTTGCCAGCGTCGGGAAGAGGGGGAGGAGCGTTGAATCTGGGTCgggggggaggcgacggcTCCTTTGGTGGCGGGCTCGGCTCGTTCGATGGAGGCTCGATCTTGCCAGatcgccgaggcgccggaggtggtggcggagccCCTCTcctcaccgacgaggagggcgacggtgTACTGGAGGCACCagcaggaggcggagggggaggcggcgcccgtccAGCTCGTGAATCGTGACCGTTTgtaggaggcggcggaggctgtGCCGGCGGTCCAGGAGCTGCTTGAGAACTCGTCTTTGCCTGCTCTTCCCTCAAAAAGTCCACGATGAACTCCTGGTTATCACGAATGAAATCGTCGGTGAGTCCTTTGTCCTGCAGGTCTTGGCCGAAATGCTCACGCCAGAGAGGGTCGAAAGCATCCAGCAACGCGAACtcggagggcggcgggccgccatTCAGACTGAGCGAGGATATTGTCGGGTGcattggcggcggaggaaggTTCGCCTGAGTGGCTGGTGGAGGCGAAGGGGCAGACGAGTGTCGATGGAACAGCCCGCCCAATAGGCTGTGCTTATGAGTCGGCTGCGAGCCACCTCCAAAAGGCTGAGATCTCGTGGCGCGACTTGCATTCTTCTCACGTtcgtccatcttcttcttgaaTTGCTTTGCTTCCTTCTCGTCCACAAAGCTCAGCCCTGCGAGACACTCTTCTAGCTCGAAGGTATGGAAAAAGGTCCGATCCTGATTGTAGTGCCATGCGTCGAATATTTCCTGGTCCCAGATGACTCCACGCCCGGAGGGCTAGTCGTAGTTGTCAGCTCCAACTCGAACATCACGGGCGCCGCCAGACTCACTGATATGTCTACCATCTTCAACCAGTAGGTATGTCCGACAAGGTCGTTGGCCAACACTACGGCTCCTTGAAGGCCAGTGTACGTCCATTTCGAGCGGTCTGGATACGCCACGTATAGTCTGGCCACCGCCACAGCCTGGATTTTGTTGGACTGCTTGGGGACGAACCGCTTTACGGTGTCCTTGTCTTCGTCGTTTAATATCGAGGGCATGGTTGCGAGGCCTGACCTGGCGGATGTTCGACGGAGGTGGCTGACGTGTCGCTTCTCAACGATTGCGGTCTGCAAGTGGGCGCAGAGGGCGACTTTCAGTGCGTCATGCGTTCACCGTGAAGCTCGGAGGTTGGCGCTCGTGCCTCGAAGCCCGCGGGCAGTCGACGGACGGATTGTCGCTCGACTCGCTTGGCGCCTGGGAGGCAGCCGCGTATATTAGCAAGCGCCTCGGCAGCAAATGGGCGCCTGGGCCGTCGAACGGCGCTTGGCGCTGCGAAGGATTGCAGACGTCGCAAATGAAGTAGAGGGGCGCTGATGCAGGCCCGCTCGATTGACCCGTTCGACTTGGGGTTGGCCGCTGGCTGTTGCGGAGATGAAGTGGTGAGGTGAGGCCCGGGGACTCCAACCgtggtggtgtgtgtgcctgcCCGCTCGGTCGCTGACACTGGCTTGCTTTGaacgtacaaagtaccttCCAGAGCCCACTCCAGCTGCCACGCTAACTGCTAGACTACCACTCCAGCCACGGCGGGTGAATCAGCACAGCCACGCGTCGCGGCTGCTGTCGTCATCTCGCGGAGCAGCGTCGAGGGTCTTCACCGGGGCGATCAGGCACGGAACAGAAAGCAAGCGACGCGACTTCTGGTTTCGTTTCAGGGCCGCCGGTACATGCAATCAACGCCACCGCTTGTCGTTTGGCAAGGCGACCAAGTCCGTGTCCCATTACGAAGCACGGAGTGCGAGCTAAGAAGAGATATCTGACACCGCCTTGGACACTACGGTGCAATTATGATCAATCTCGTGTATTTATTTCGTATCAGGGTCACGTCACTATGTCTCCTCCCGCAATAGACGCTTCCAATAGACAGCGCAGTAGTCATACATCACGGCCACCCGACCAGGCGAGCAACAGCTCACTTGTTCAGAGCAGCCTTTCTCGCCTCTCGGTCCTCCTTAGTACCCTCTTGCTGGGGCAGCTCTTGCGTTCGTGCCGGGCCCGGATGCGCGTTGAACGGAGCAAACTTGGGGTCCACGCCGGTCTCCTTGATGGGCTGGACCTTGAACTCCTTCTCGCCCTTGGGGATGTCAGTCAGTACATGAGTGCCGAGCGGTTGGGTCCACCAGGTGGGTTATCGCAATCGCACCTcgttcttcttctgctgGTCCTTGTCCATGTTGAGGTTGCGAAGTGTATACTGCGGTCTAGAGTGTATTCGTAAAGTGATGTCGCAAAGTTGCAAGCAGAGATGGCGAAGCTGGTTGTACCGCAGGAGGGGCTCGACCATATTTGTAGACGtgcctgcccctcctccttcagAGGGATGACGTCTTGCTGAGACGAATCCGACAGCAGAGGCTACACCTAAGTGTCGCCCCTAGGCATTGGCTGGCTTCCCGTCGCAAGTCGTAAACTTCCGGGGACCACTACGCAAGTCCCGCCTGCgggtgccgccgacgcagctGGAATGTTGGCAGGACCAATGGGTGGGTGCGGCGGCCTTCCAACCTTCTGAAGCCGGGAGCGGTGCCCGGCCAGTGACATCAACTCCGCCCTGGGCTGTCGTATCGAGAGGCGCCATAACGATAGGCCATCTACATCCGCCTCTATGGACTTGTATCGTGGTCAAGTTCCTGTCTAATCTACATAAATAGTAGAATATTCGTAGTACATCTATCTCCGTTCTTGTGCGGCTGGGCCGAAAGAAGTCGAGAGCAGATGCAACATTCATTCTCCGGTATTGATAGTGCGTAGACTCCGGCGCCTCTCAAACCAGACGCAGCTCAGTGATCTGGGCCGGGCAGTGGAGGCACGGGTTACAGCAGACTGGATGCCCGTTCCAGGGCGTTGCCAGCAGCGAGCCAGCGCGCAGGAGGTCTCCACTGGGCCTTGCAGTGGCATTGCGCGGGTACCCCAACCTTGTAGCTTGCACTAACGCAGCGACGGCCTCCATGTCGTCAGCTACAACTCATTGTTGACTGGCTGAACTTCACGGCGACTCACACTCCATGAACGGTCAACACACCCAACAACGAGCCTCGGCTTCATCGCGCCCTGCATGTCGGCCAGCAATGCCCCTCAGCCAGTGAAACTCTCGCTGCCCTTGGTAAGGCACCTCACTGTCGGCAGAGCTATTTACGCAgctgaccgaccgaccacGCACGCAACAGGAATATCAGCAGAACCTCTTCCAGGAGCTCCGTGCTGAAGATGAGCTGGTCGTCCTGGCCCGTGGGCTGGGCCTCATGCGCCTGGTGACAAACCTTCTTCACTCctacgacgccgccggcaacaACCTCATAGTGGTTGTGGGTGCCGATGAGCGTGAAAATGGCTGGATCGGCGAGGCTCTGGCGGAACACGCCGCCATCAGCGCGTCACCTCGTGCCCGGGGCTTGACCGTGGTCAACACCGATTTCCAGAGCGTCGGTGCGCGCGAGAAGATGTATTCCGGCGGAGGCATATTCAGCATCACCTCGCGCatactcgtcgtcgacctcctCACCGGTCTTCTTAATCCGGAAACCATCACCGGCCTTATTGTCCTCCACGCGGACCGCGTCATCGCAACATCTCTGGAAGCCTTCATTCTGCGTGTGTACCGGCAGAAGAACAAAGTCGGCTTCCTCAAGGCGTTTGCGGATAATCCGGACCCGTTTACGATTGGCTTCTCGCCGCTCACCACAATGATGAGGAACTTATTCTTGAAGAAGGCCTCGCTTTGGCCTCGGTTCCATGTTACCGTCGCGCAGTCTTTAGaaggcaagaagaaggcggagGTGATTGAACTGGAAGTCCCCATGACAGACTCCATGAAAGACATCCAAAACGCAATCATGGAATGTGTCGAGGTCAGCATTCACGAGCTGAAAAAGGGCAACAGCGGTTTGGAGATGGAAGACTGGAATTTGGATAGCGCTCTGCTCAAGAACTTTGACACCATGGTCCGTCGCCAGCTGGACCCTAATTGGCACCGGGTCAGCTGGAAGACACGCCAGATTGTCAATGATCTGACGGTCCTTCGTGGGCTTCTGAACAATATATTGACATACGACGCCGTGTCATTTCTTCAACATCTCGACACCATTCACGCTGCTCATTCTCCGCCACCGGGTTCCACGCGTCAAACCCAGTCGCCGTGGCTGTTTCTTGATGCGGCTCAGACTATATTTGATACAGCACGGAGGCGCGTGTATTCCGCGAATCCCAAGGCCGTATCGCAAGGCCAAAGCATCGACTCTCTTCGCCcggtcctcgaggagctgccaAAATGGGGTATGTTGGCCGAGGTTCTGGAAGAAATCGATCGGGATCTCTACTTCGAGCCTCCAGCCAAGGACGACTCGAACGGGACCATTTTAATCATGTGCTCCAACTTGGACACCTGCAGGCAGCTGCGCGACTACTTGCAGACAATGCACGTCAAACCCAAGGTAGAGAagccggaggaggacgatgtcgacggcgaagaagcccaCAAGGCCTCTGGAGCGTTTATGATGAGGAGACGGTTACGAAACTACTTGCTCTGGAAGAAGCAATTTGCTCAAGTCAGCGCAACTCTTTTCGCCGAGAACCAAAAGGCGCTCAACAGCGCGTCAGACTcgcggccagggcgtggCGGTATGCGCGGCGGTAAGCCTCCTTCCAACAAACGGCGGCGAGTGCGAGGTGGCGGTAACATGGGCATATCCGCTGGTCGAGCGGACAACGGCGTTATTGCTCAATATTTCGAAAAGCCCGGTGAAGTCGCGGACCTCATGGCCGAGGTCCAGATAACAGAGGAAGAGGCTCAACAAAAGGAGGATATTGTTGCAGATCCCCTCGAGGATATGGATGACTATTTTCAACTCTACGACATGCAAGACCTTGTGGTTGTGCACGCCTACGACGGCGACCAGGATGAGCACGTTCTCGAAGAGGTCAAACCGCGATATCTCGTCATGTACGAGCCAGACGCCTCGTTTATCCGCCGCGTGGAAGTCTACAGGTCGTCGCACAACGACCGAAACGTACGGGTGTACTTTATGTACTACGGTGGTTCGGTGGAGGAGCAACGATATCTGGCCTCGGTGCGGAGAGAGAAGGATGCCTTCACCAAGCTCATCAAAGAACGCGCCAGCATGTCACTGGTCATGACAGTAGACCCGCACGGCATCGAGGACCCCCAGGAAGCTTTCTTGCGCACCGTCAATACAAGGatcgcaggcggcggcaggctagccgcgacggcgcaaCCGCCACGTGTAGTGGTTGACGTGCGAGAGTTTCGGTCCTCACTGCCATCACTTCTGCATGGACggtccatcatcatcgtgcCATGCATGCTCACAGTCGGCGACTACATCCTATCACCACATATCTGCGTTGAACGCAAGTCAATCAGCGACCTGATATCGTCTTTCAAGGATGGCCGCCTGTATAACCAAGCCGAGACCATGTTCATGCACTACAGAAACCCAATGCTCCTGATTGAGTTCGACCAGAACAAGTCGTTCACGCTGGAGCCTTTCGCCGACCTCTCGGGCAGTCTCAGCAGCGTGGCGCCCTCCAACGTCTCGTCCGACCTCCAGTCCAAGCTGGTGCTGTTGACGCTGGCGTTTCCGAAGCTCCGCATCATCTGGTCCTCGTCCCCGTACCAGACGGCCGAGATTTTCGAGTCGCTCAAGGCGCAGGAAGAGGAGCCCGACCCCATCGCTGCGGTacaggccggcctcgacaaggatATGAAGGTGGAGGACCAGGCGTTCAACCAGGAGCCGCAGGAGATGCTCGCAGTCGTCCCCGGCGTGACTCCGCAGAACATCAAGAACATCGTGCTGGAGACGGAGAATATTCGGGAAGTGGCCAACATGACGCAAGGGGAGCTGGAGCCGCTGGTGGGCAAAGCTGCCGGCAGATCCATATACGGCTTCTTCAATCGCAATGTCATGGAAGAGGAAGAATAGCGCGGTACGTGGAGCGGTTGATGCCCACACTCAAAGAATCTACATCACGAGAACAAAAAGGGCCACGAGTAGGTAGCCTGGCCGTTTACAAAACCAACATTTGGGTATTAATGAACATTGTATCGTTCCAAAAGCGCAAGGGGTATTCTGCAGTAAGCACCTTGCCACTGTCCCTGTTTATCCAAAACTTTCATCTCTCATCGTATCCGACCcgcagcctgcctgcctgcctgcctacccATCCTTCTCCTTTCGTAGAGTAGGGGAGGGTTCTTCTTGACCAACACTACACATGACTCCTCCTAGTtcttctgccgccgccgccatgtctcCGGCCGCCGCAGTAGCCGCACGTCAGGAACGAAACGATGATGCCGCAGAACGTGACAATGccgctgatgatggcctggaggatgccgccgatgccgctgatgacggccatgatgcagcTGCCAATCGTCTGCAGGGCAGATCGGATCTGTTTGTCCCAAGTTTTCCTGTCAGCAATGAttcggggagggggggaaatCGGGCGGtgagcgcccgcccgccggcagtGGGATCATTTGTTCTACATACGCAGGAGAGAACGCCACCCATGTTGGCGATGTGGATGTGGACTGGGTGCGTGTGAAGTTGATGCAACGTAGTGCGTGCGAAAGCGCCTTGTCGTTTCTGTAGATTTTTGGATGGGCTTTGGTGTATGAAGTGGTGGAAGGAAACCGTAGTGTGGTATGTGGATGTTGAGGCGAGGTTGTATGTGTATGTAAGTCCGAGAGACtagaagcagcagcagcccttGGGATTCATATACGATAGCCGAgcacgccctggccgggaCGTGTGAACcacaacatcatcatcgtcgtcaccggctCGTGCATGCGCAGGCGCCAGGGTCTCACCCACGTaccacacacacagacacaaGGCCCCTGTGACGTCAACATCCTTTCGGTTGGGTGTCAGTGCCGAGCACGTTCCCGCCCCCATGCCCCTCGTAGGACCAGGACCAGGACCAAACAATGGGCAAAACAGTTTTCCTCGATCCCCGATCTCCCGTAATTTTTTCTCTCCTCTCGCCCCACGCTTTGACGTGTGATAtcggccccctccccccggtGCATCTGCTCCGGCGACGCCCTGtcacctgccctgcccactGTTCCTGCCACTGCGAGACACCCAGTCGGGCGGGCCTGCCAGTGGCTGGGCCGGGGGCCACCACCCAAACAAACCCAGACCCAGAAGACCCAGACCCAGACGGGGGGTTATTGTGGCGTCACCATGCCGGGCCATTGACGTGTGCGGCTCTCATGCCTTGATTTTGGGGACCGGCGATCACGTCGAATCGGGCAAAATCTCAGACAATTCACGGAGCACAGCACGGCCATGCCCCCAACGGCTCGCCGTCATgccgcatgccgccgcctcaacgGCTGAGatgctacttcgtacgcgGGCCCCGGGAAGGATTGTCAagtcgggcggcaggcggctaGA contains the following coding sequences:
- a CDS encoding Diaminopropionate ammonia-lyase (COG:E~COG:T~EggNog:ENOG503NVSF~MEROPS:MER0003798), coding for MGSIPKHHVAPTLPAMSSLRRPLLFNEAAKTWTAPVALTAEEKHAIDTFHGQFPGGPTRLVSLDDIACELGVAAVYLKDESHRFGLPAFKILGASWGTYRALARRLNLAIDTPLPALKEALAGETVTLYAASEGNHGRAVARMGSLLSIAAEIHVPHDMHRTTKEALENEGAKVVVNSGTYDDALETAKKAAESEGGVLVQDFSFQGYEDIPKWIVDGYMTMMREIDTQLKDSPPSLVVCPAGVGSFAQSVVSHFKRQGSRAKVMTVEPDTAACVYKSIRSDELVTVQTHATIMAGLDCGTPSPIAWPILKAGVDACSTVSDWEAHQATEYLTTQGVFPGTCAAAPLAAVRRLTKGDKSSLGLDRNSVVVLLCTEGSKEYETPMDVSMDDAVELTQALVRINSANPSLGSVPGPGESEIARLIAAWLEHRDIETHWIEPTKGRPSVVGVVRGSGAGKSLMFNGHIDTVTTLGYDDDPLSGEIRCGKLYGRGADDMKSGVAAALVALAAAKTQNLRGDVIFTGVADEEAMSIGTEQVLETGWRADAAIVNEPTGELIVHAHKGFVWAEVDVHGVAAHGSLPSAGVDAITKAGYFLVELDKYSDRLLQGWDDPVMAPTVHASTIKGGEEPSSYPALCTVVLERRTVGGETRGTVESELRNILDKLSKSVKDFQYDLRITFDRPPFAIETDHPFAALVSDIVSESLGRKAKFIKEPYWTDCALLASKGIPVLLWGPKGDGLHAKEEWADVESIQRVAKVLSRVASRFCS
- a CDS encoding uncharacterized protein (EggNog:ENOG503P9C0), producing MEVARAAGGLRWKLASSSLAPLRLASTAAAAAPLRTPDNKPKTQQRVRRYVPEKVKSFVMNDGKLLTTRENWIFFLKHDIEPDNGRMSQFFAGPDLQKVRKDFNVSLAFSPKHILHPHDLQWFDPRGHPLVAMKKADYARKASEQPLWIMVTTFGAGPAVVRNLTQRRLTRAVHTALEAMGYQSATGLSPTKEIRGTFWAIMHDPVKAAKHSAERFGEVVAAALDKECSRPRT
- the TIF11 gene encoding Translation initiation factor 1A (COG:J~EggNog:ENOG503P2UG~BUSCO:EOG092652Y6), whose translation is MPKNKGKGGKNRRRGTKENDDQRRELTFKEDGQEYAQVIKMLGNGRLEALCFDGSKRLANIRGKMRKKVWINQGDIILLSLRDFQDNKGDVILKYTADEARTLKSYGELPEHAKINETDTFGQGEDGEAYFEFGDADSEEESDVEGGKKEVDIDDI
- a CDS encoding uncharacterized protein (BUSCO:EOG09264U78~EggNog:ENOG503NWMY~COG:T~COG:Z), giving the protein MPSILNDEDKDTVKRFVPKQSNKIQAVAVARLYVAYPDRSKWTYTGLQGAVVLANDLVGHTYWLKMVDISPSGRGVIWDQEIFDAWHYNQDRTFFHTFELEECLAGLSFVDEKEAKQFKKKMDEREKNASRATRSQPFGGGSQPTHKHSLLGGLFHRHSSAPSPPPATQANLPPPPMHPTISSLSLNGGPPPSEFALLDAFDPLWREHFGQDLQDKGLTDDFIRDNQEFIVDFLREEQAKTSSQAAPGPPAQPPPPPTNGHDSRAGRAPPPPPPPAGASSTPSPSSSVRRGAPPPPPAPRRSGKIEPPSNEPSPPPKEPSPPPRPRFNAPPPLPDAGKFAHQEKPRPAPVAVPGPPPPPRPAKTPLEPENASHKFHVPPAFGGQRIPPPTPSRGSVPPPPPPRNNDSHGAPSSHAPAPPPLPPKVPAGNAPPPLPPSSSRPVPPPPSAAGPPPPPPLPSSNAPPPPPPPPMPSSPAGSPPLPPPPPPPMPSSSTNGPPPPPPPPPPMPSSSGGGPPPPPPLPPNRDSGYSSGVPAPALSSTDQGRSAMLGDIQKAGGIGSLKKVDRTQIRDRSGAQVGGSSDTGPHGSGLPPAGATPGAGGGGMADALAAALQKRKEKVSKSDDEDDDDEW
- a CDS encoding uncharacterized protein (EggNog:ENOG503PXS0) → MVEPLLRYNQLRHLCLQLCDITLRIHSRPQYTLRNLNMDKDQQKKNEGEKEFKVQPIKETGVDPKFAPFNAHPGPARTQELPQQEGTKEDREARKAALNK